DNA sequence from the Candidatus Kaistella beijingensis genome:
GACGCGTTAGAAAAAATGATGGAAAACCGCACTTCTTTGGTCATCGCTCACCGACTTTCAACTATTCAAAAAGCAGACTGGATTGTGGTTATGGAACGCGGCGAAATCGTGGAACAGGGAACTCACCACGAACTCTTCGATAAAAACGGGGTATACCGGAAATTGGTAGAATTGCAAAACTTCGGTTAAGGCTGTAAAATTTCGAGAAGCGGTTCGCTAAATATCCTTCTGTTTAAATAATTCCCAATCCAAGAAAGACAGAAAACACAATCAACGCCACCGCAACAAAACTTTGAAGTGCAGAAATGGTCATTTTCTTCAACATTTTATTTCCAAGAAAAGCTCCTGCAAAAGCAGAAAGCGTCGCAATCAAAACCAGATTCCAATTTAACGTTTCGTGATTTTTCACAATATTTTCTGCATAAACGGCAAGTCGCGTCACATCAATCAAACAGGCAATCGCAATTCCTGTCGCAATAAAACTTTCTTTCGATAAGCCTGAACGAATTAGAAAAGCCGACCTCAATGCTCCTTGATGTCCTGAAAGTCCGCCAAAAAATCCGCTGATGAATCCACCGATTGGCAAATATTTTTTGTTGAATTCTAAATTTTTAAGTTTCGGAATTAAGTCGAAAAGTGCAAAAAATATCAGCAAAGCCGCAATGATAATTTTAATTAAAGTCATTTGGAAGGTCTTTCCCAAAAGTTGATATTCGTGAAACGGTTTCAAGTCTGAAAGATAATTCAGGACAAAAGCTCCGACAAAAGCTGAGATTATTGCAGGAATTCCGAATTGCCACAGGATGGATTTATCAATGCTTTTTCCAACAAGAAAAAATTTGAAAACGTTGTTGAGGAAATGCACAATCGCCGTTAAAGCCACCGCAATTTCGACAGGAAAGAAAATCGCAAAAACAGGAAGAAGAATCGTTCCTAATCCGAATCCCGAAAAGAAAGTGAGTCCCGATGCAAGAAACGCCGTGATTATGATGATAATTTCCTGCATGACTTTAGGAAGTTATTGGCGAGTCTGTCTCGGTCTGCTAAAAATCGAAAGGATTACTCCCGCAAAAAGACCAATCGTTTTGATGTAGGAATATTGCGAATCGGTCGGAAGAAATGCACCGATAATGCAAAGTCCCGCCGCAACATACATTGGATAAAGGAAATTTTTGTTGGTCAAAGTCGGTGCCTGCAGAAAGAAACTCGCTCCAATTAAAATGTAGAAAATTTTGTTGTAAAGCAGGTTGTTCAACTCAGGTGAAAGCAGGTTGAAAAATCCTACGGCAAGACAAATCAGTGCGCCGATTGAAAGAATTCCCTGTATGGTTGTGGTATTGGTGTTCATGAATTTAAAAAATAAATTTTGGCTAAAGCCAAATTGAAATAGGTATTTTAGCAAACGGGCTAAAGCCCGTTCCTATTGATCTTTGTAAAGAAGTTTAATAACTCTCATTCTGATTAGGAAAATCCGAACTTTTCACATCTTTCACGTATTGCGAAACCGCACCCGTAATTTCGGTGTATAAATCGAGGTATCTTCTTAAAAATTTCGGCGAAAAATCTTTGTTCATTCCCACCATATCGTGATAAACCAAAACTTGTCCGTCGCAGTCGGGTCCCGCTCCAATTCCAATCGTAGGAATGGAAATGCTTTCGGAAACTTTTTTCGCTAAAGCGGCAGGAATTTTTTCCAAAACCAATGCGAAACAACCCAATTCTTCCAAAAGTTTGGCGTCGCTCATTAATTTTTCTGCTTCCTCTTCTTCTTTTGCACGAACTTTATAGGTTCCGAATTGATAAATTGATTGCGGAGTTAAACCCAAATGCCCCATCACAGGAATTCCTGCATTCACAATTTTTTTGATGGATTTCTCCACTTCTTTTCCGCCCTCCAGTTTTATCGCGTGAGCTTCGGATTCCTTCATGATTCTCACGGCAGATTCCAAAGCTTTTTCCGGATTTGACTGATAACTTCCGAAAGGTAAATCTACCACCACCAAAGCGCGGTTAACTCCACGAATCACACATTGAGCATGATAAATCATTTGGTCAAGCGTAATCGGCAAAGTCGTTTCGTAACCCGCCATTACGTTCGATGCGGAATCTCCCACCAAAATGGCGTCAATTCCACCTGCATCCACCATTTTTGCAGTCGTGAAATCGTATGCAGTAAGCATGGTGATTTTTTCTTTGTCGAATTTCATTTTTCGCAAAGTTTCGGTGGTAATTTTTTTGATTTCGGAATGTACAGACATAAAATTTGTTGGGTGTTTGGTGTTGGATGTCGGGTGCTTCAAAGCGGATGAAAAATTTTATCTGAATTTGTAAACTTCCAGCATCCATCTTCCATCATCTAGCCTATATAATGACGTGACCCAGTTTTATCAACTTCTCGTGATTCAAGATTTTTATATTTCTACCTTCAACTTCGATAAGTCCGTCCTGTTTAAATTCGGAGATTAAACGGATTGCGCTTTCTGTAGCGGTTCCGATGATGTTTGCGATTTCTTCCCTCGTCAAAGAAATTTTGATGAAACCTTCAGGATCGGTTCCTAATTTTTGTTCAAGTAAAAGTAAAATTTCCGCCAATCTTTCACGCACGGTTTTTTGTGCAAGAAAAGTTACGGTATTGGAAGATTCGCCCAATTCAAAAGCAATTTTCTGCAACATCACAAAAGCAAGTTTGGAATCCACTTCCAATAAATGCAGGAAAATATCTGAAGGTAAAAATGTCGCTTCAAGTTCGGTCATTGCTTCAGCTTTTGCCTGAAAATCTTCGCCGCAAAGAAGGGAACGATAACCGATTAAATCTCCTGTTTTGATAAACCTTAAAATTTGTTCTTTTCCATAAACGCCTTGTTTGGAGAGTTTTGCAGTTCCTTTCGTGATGAAATAAACTCCTTTTGCATTTTCACCATCCTCAAAAATGGTTTCGCCTTTATGAAATTTTAGGGTTTGTTTTGCGGAAACATATTTTTCAAAATCTTTAGCAGAAAGTGTTTCTCTGAAAGACTCTTCATTAAAGGTTTTTTGTAAATTCTCCTCAATCAGCGTTTGTTTTTCTAGCGACATAATTTTATGACATTTATCAGCAAAAATAGGACAATTAAAACCGAAGCACAAATTTATTTGTTATAATTTTGCGTGTTAAATTTTAAAGGAAGTGGCAGAAAACTGTTTTCATTGCGGACAAGAGATTGACAGAGAACGAATTCCGTTCGATGAGAAGATTTTTTGTTGCAATGGTTGCAAATCGGTTTATGAAATCCTGAACATCAATGATTTAGGTAATTTTTATGAACTCAATAAGCGTTCGGGAATTCGTCCGAATGACGAAAATACTTCACAGTTCGATTATCTCGACACTTCCGAAATTTTCGACAGAGTCACCGATTTTTCAGAAGGCAATACGAGTTTGGTGACTTTCAAAATTCCTGTGATTCATTGCTCATCCTGCATTTGGCTTTTGGAAAGTCTTCAGAATCTGAATAAAAACATCAATTATTCTCAAGTCAACTTTACTCGAAAAAATGTTCAGATTTCTTTTAATCACAATCAATTAAAGTTAAGCGAACTTGCAAAATTTTTGACGAATCTTGGCTACAAACCTGTCATCAATTTAGAAACCGCCGAGAAAACTGAAGAAAAACTCGACAAAACTTTGCTGATAAAATGGGCGATTGCAGGATTTGCTTTCGGAAACGGGATGTTCTTTTCGTATCCTGAATACGCTGCAGAATTGATGGGAACGAGTGATTTTTGGTTCGAAAAATACAAGGATTTATTCCGATTCATCATGTTTTTGTTGGCAACTCCCGTGGTTTTTTATTCGGCATCCGATTATTTTAAATCCGCTTGGTATGGCTTGAAAAATAAGGTTGTGAATATCGATGTTCCGATTGTGTTGGGAATCATCATGCTTTACGGAAGAAGTATTTATGAAGTTCTTACTGATTATGGAGCAGGATATTTCGACACTTTGTGCGGTTTGCTTTTTTTCATGTTGATGGGAAAACTCTTTCAGAAGCGAACGTACAGCGCACTTTCCTACGACCGCGACTATAAATCTTTCTATCCGATTGCGGTAACTAAAGTTGATTTTAACGGTAAACAGGACAACATTTTACTTTCTGAATTGAAAATTGGCGACCGAATCATGGTTCGTAATCAGGAAATTATTCCTGTGGATGCGGTTTTGATTAATGGCGAAGGAAATATTGACAACAGTTTTATCACGGGAGAAAGCGCTTCTATTCCTAAAAAAGCGGGCGACAAAATTTTTGCGGGCGGAAAACAAATCGGTTCTGCCCTGGAATTGGAAGTGATAAAAACCGTGAATCAAAGCTATTTGACGCAACTTTGGAACAAGGAAGCCTTCAAAAAACACGAAACAGGACTCGATACTTTGACGAACGAAATTTCAAAATATTTCACTTTCATTATTTTAGGAATCACAATGATTGCAGGGATTTATTGGGCAAGAATCGATTTTGAAAAAATGTTTCAGGTGGTTGCTGCGATTTTGATTATTGCGTGTCCATGTGCTTTGGCGTTGTCTGCACCGTTTACTTTTGGTCACGTCATGCGGATTTTGGGAAGAAATAAGTTCTACGTTAAAGACACTTTGACAATTGAAAAAATTTCTAAAATCGGAACTGTTGTTTTCGATAAAACGGGAACAATCACGCATCAGAAAAAATCAGATGTCACTTTTGAAGGAACTGAAATTCAAGAATTTGACTTAAAAAACATCAAGAGTTTGGTTAAAAATTCAAACCATCCATTATCGAAAGGAGTATATGAATTTTTAGAAATTGAGGATGAGTATTACCCGATTGAAAACTTTAAGGAACTTGCAGGAAAAGGTTATGAGGCGCAAGTTCGAGGAAATCTTTACAAGATTGGCTCCGCAAGTTTGGTTCGTCAAGAATCGAAAAATCTGGAAACCGCTGTTTACGTCAGCAAAAATGATGAATTCATTGGAAAATTTATCTTTAAAAATGAATACCGTGAAAATTTAAATTCTTTATTTAAAAGACTCTATGATTATAAAATCCATATTTTAAGTGGAGATAACGCCTCGGAAGAAAAAGTCTTGAAAACCATTATTCCGAATGCAGATGGAATGGCTTTCAACCAAAGTCCCGAAGATAAATTGAATTATATTAAAAATCTTCAAGACCAACATCAGAAAGTTGCGATGTTGGGAGACGGATTAAACGATGCAGGAGCTTTGAAGCAAAGTAACGTGGGAATCGCGGTTGCGGATGATACGAATTCTTTTACGCCTTCTTCGGATGTGATTATGTCGGGAGAAAAACTGACGGATTTAGATAAATATTTTGATTTTTCAAAAGACGCGATGAAGATTGTAAAAATGACCTTTGCAATCAGCTTTTTTTACAACATTATCGGGCTGAGTTTTGCGGTTACAGGACACATGTCGCCACTTTTTGCCGCGATTATTATGCCGATAAGTTCGATTAGTGTAGTGGCGTTTACTTCGGCTGCAACTTGGTTTAGGAGCACTAAATATTTCAAAATCAATCAGTAATAGTTATGTTCTTTATTTAGAAAAGTTTTAAATTAACATTAATTAACACTCTGTGACGAAAATCATAATTTTTACCTATTTTTGAAGAAGTTTATTTTTAAATTTGCAAAAGTATGGATATACTCTATTTAATGATTCTGTGCAGCGTGACATTAGCTGTAATTTTTTTAATCATTTTTATAGTGAATGCAAAAAAAGGGCAGTTTGAAGATGATGAATCACCCGCAGTAAGGATTTTACTTGACTCGGAAATCATAAAAGAACCAGAAAACGAGGATAAGAAGGAAGAAGACATTAAAAAAATATAGAAGAAAAAAGTGATTAGTTAATATGGAAACACAAAAGTTTAGTTATGACAACAGCATTGTGCGAGCGTTTCTTTATGCAACGGTAGTTTTCGGACACGTTGGATTTTTATTGGGGCTTACTGCGGCATTAATGCTTTTCTATCCGGAACTTCCTGAGTATCTCTTCGGAACAGACGATGCAACCATCGCGAGTTTACAAAGCGGTAATCTTCAGGGATTAATCAACACGCATGGTGCGTTTGGTTTTGGCCGAATCAGAATGCTGCATACCAGTGCAGTAATTTTCGCATTTGTATGTAACGGATTTTTTGCCGGAGCGTATTATTCCATGCAGCGTTTGCTGAAAACAAGAATGTGGAGTGACACCCTTTCCTGGATTCATTTCTGGGGATGGCAACTGATGATTGTTGCAGTAGTTATCACTTTCTTAATGGGGATCAACACCTCTAAAGAATATGCAGAGCACGAATGGCCGATCGATATTCTGATTACCATTATTTGGGTGATCTTCGGTATCAATATGTTCGGTACCATTGCAAGAAGAAGAGTGCGTCACCTGTACGTTGCAATTTGGTTCTATTTGGGAACATGGGTTGCGATTGCGATGCTTCACATTTTCAATAACTTAGAAGTTCCGTTGTCTTTCGCAGGTTGGAAATCTTATTCTGCTTATTCAGGAGTTAAAGATGCTTTAGTTCAGTGGTGGTACGGACATAATGCAGTAGCGTTTGTTTTAACAACTCCAGTGCTAGGTTTGATGTATTACTTCTTGCCGAAAGCTGCAGACCGACCAGTATTTTCTTATAAATTATCCATTATTCACTTCTGGTCCCTGATCTTCGTTTATATCTGGGCAGGTCCTCACCATTTGCAGTACACTGCAATTCCTGGTTGGGCGCAAGCTTTGGGAACAGGTTTCTCCATTATGTTGATTGCACCATCTTGGGGAGGAATGTTGAACGGACTTCTGACCTTAAGAGGAGCATGGGATAAAGTTCGTGAAAATCCTGTACTTAAATTCTTTGTAGTTGCGGTAACTTGTTATGGTATGGCAACTTTTGAAGGTCCGCTTTTGGCAACAAAAACTTTAAACAAAATTGGGCACTTTACCGACTGGGTAATTGGTCACGTTCACGTAGGTGCACTTGGTTGGAATGGATTCATGGCATTTGGTATGATTTATTATCTATTACCAATTATGTGGAGAACCAAATTGTGGTCTGTAAAATTGGCTAACTGGCATTTCTGGTTGGGAACTTTAGGGATTATTTTCTATGCTGTTCCTTTATATATCGCAGGATTTACACAAGGCTTGATGTGGAAACAATTTAATCCAGACGGAACTTTGGTTTATAAAAACTGGTTAGATACTGTTACGGCGATTATCCCTTACTATCAGATGAGATTTGTGGGTGGTTTACTGTATATTTCAGGAGCAATCTTGATGTGTGTAAACGTTGTTGCAACAGTAAGAAGCGGATCATTCCAAAAGAATGTTCCTGCAGAAGCTCCTGCATTGGCAAATATTGGTAATGTTAGAAAAGAAGGTGAAGGATGGCATTTATGGTTAGAAAGAATGCCGATGTTGATGACAGTTCTATCTTTCGTTGCGGTTGCAATCGGTGGTTTCATCGAAATTGTACCAACTTTAACAATAAAAGACAATGTACCAACAATTGCCGCGGTGAAACCTTATTCTCCATTGGAATTAGAAGGTAGAGATTTATATATCAGAGAAGGATGTAACGCTTGTCACACTCAGATAATCAGACCTTTCCGTGATGAAATCGTAAGATTTAATGGTAAAAACGGGCAGTATTCCAAAGCCGGAGAATTTATTTACGACAGACCATTCCTTTGGGGTTCAAAAAGAACAGGTCCGGATTTACATAGAGAAGGTGGTAAAAACCCAAGTTCTTGGCATTACAAACACATGTTGAATCCAAGAGTAACTTCTGCTGGCTCTATTATGCCGCGTTATCCTTGGTTAATTGCTAACGATTTGGACAGAAGCAAAATGGTTGATAAAATCAAGTTGATGAAAAATGTATTTGATGTTCCTTATTCAAACGCAGAAATTGATTCAGCTGATAAATGGGCAGATAATCAGGCAGCGCACATTGTGAAGCAGATTTATTCTGAAGCTGCGGATGTGAAAAAAGCATACGACGAGAGAAAAGCGCAAGAAGGAGCAAACTTCACTCCGCTTGAAAAGAAAGAAATCGTTGCTTTGATTGCATATCTGCAAAGACTTGGAACCGATATTAAAACTACTGAAATTAAAACAGCAAGTACAAACTAAATAATCGCTAAAGGGACATTCGAATGATACCACAGAGTTTAAAAGATATTTTAGCAAATGGCGAAAACGTTGGTCTTTACCAAACCTTGTCCATGATTATTTTTATTATCTTTTTTCTTGGGATTGTTTACTGGGTTTTCTCCCGTCCGAAAAAATATTACGACGAAGAAGCGAATGCCCCTTTAGATGATGATATTGAAGATAAAGATCTTTAATTCTAAAAATTAAACTATTATGAAACAAAGAACACCCGTTTACGTGACAATATCCATAATACTTGTGATTTTATTCATTGTGTATTATATGTTTGTACAGAATTCCTCATTCCTTTCTTCACCATATTTTTGGGGAACGGTAGTAATCAGTTCGATTCTTGCGCTGATTCACCATGCAATTGGAGATTTAATCGAGAATGATAAATTCAAAAAATTAAGTCAAGCTGAACAGGCTGAATATTTACAGGCTAAAAAAGTTCCTTATTTCAAAGGACTTTATGACAGTGCATTCAAAAAACAATCAAACACAGAAGAAAAAGACATCCTTATTGACCACGGTTTCGATGGAATTATGGAGTTGGATAATCAGTTGCCAAAATGGTGGCTTGGTTTATTTTGGTTTGGTGTTGCATACTGTGTTGTATATCTGCTTTCTTATTGGCTGACTGATTTTGCGCACCAAGGTGCAGAATATGACGCAGAATATAAGGCACAAACAGCAAATATTGCTGAATACATGAAAAATACACCTCCGCCAACTATTGAAAATGCAGTTTATTCAGCTGACAATATTGCAGCAGGTGAAGAAGTTTTCAAAACAAACTGTGTTTCTTGCCATGGTGATGGTGGAAAAGGTGGAATCGGTCCGAACTTAACCGATAACACTTGGATTAATCAACCTGAAAAAACTTTATTCAAAAACGTTTTCCACATGGTTGAGAACGGTTCGCCAAACAACCCTTCCATGCAGGCATGGGGAAAAAATGGAGTTCTTACAGGATTTGATATTCAAAACGTAGCGGCTTATGTTTATCATATCAACCAAGAACAACCACCAATTACTCCTGCTCAAGGAGGTGCAGCTCCGCAAGGAACTCCTGCAAATTGGGAAAAATAACTAAAAAACAAACTACTTTGAAAACATAATCCGATATCTTTTGCATGAGAGATAAGGATTATGTTTTCTTTTTTAATGAAACAGTGCAATGGCAGACGAACAGAATGTTTTCAGAGAAGGACTAAAAGGCGGACAAGGACAAGTAATTGAAGCGGAAACTTTCAGAGATTCCGTAAACACCATGGATCAAAGCGGCAAACGTAAGTGGGTTTTTCCACGGAAACCAAGCGGAAGATATACCAACTACCGAACTTTGGTCGCAATACTTTTGTTGGCTGTTTTCTTTGCTTTGCCTTTTATTAAAATCAACGGAAACCCTGTTCTGCTCCTTAATATTTTGGACAGGCAATTCTTTATTTTTGGACAGCCATTCTACCCGCAGGATTTCTTTATTCTTGCTTTGGGTGCGATTACTTCTATTGTTTTCATCATTTTATTTACGGTGGTTTTTGGGAGAATTTTTTGTGGATGGATTTGTCCGCAAACAATTTTCCTAGAAATGATTTTCCGCAAAATTGAGTATGCCATCGAAGGCGACCGAAACAAGCAAATGAAGCTCGACCGCCAAGAATGGAACGTCGAAAAAATTTGGAAACGCTCCTTGAAATGGGGAATTTATATCATTATTTCCCTCATTATTACACACTGGATGTTCATGTATATTGTCGGATATCAAGAGGTATTTAGAATCATGCAGGAAGGTCCGTTTGAGAATTTCACCAATTTTCTGGTGATGATTTTATTTACCGCTGCCTT
Encoded proteins:
- a CDS encoding sulfite exporter TauE/SafE family protein, which produces MQEIIIIITAFLASGLTFFSGFGLGTILLPVFAIFFPVEIAVALTAIVHFLNNVFKFFLVGKSIDKSILWQFGIPAIISAFVGAFVLNYLSDLKPFHEYQLLGKTFQMTLIKIIIAALLIFFALFDLIPKLKNLEFNKKYLPIGGFISGFFGGLSGHQGALRSAFLIRSGLSKESFIATGIAIACLIDVTRLAVYAENIVKNHETLNWNLVLIATLSAFAGAFLGNKMLKKMTISALQSFVAVALIVFSVFLGLGII
- the panB gene encoding 3-methyl-2-oxobutanoate hydroxymethyltransferase is translated as MSVHSEIKKITTETLRKMKFDKEKITMLTAYDFTTAKMVDAGGIDAILVGDSASNVMAGYETTLPITLDQMIYHAQCVIRGVNRALVVVDLPFGSYQSNPEKALESAVRIMKESEAHAIKLEGGKEVEKSIKKIVNAGIPVMGHLGLTPQSIYQFGTYKVRAKEEEEAEKLMSDAKLLEELGCFALVLEKIPAALAKKVSESISIPTIGIGAGPDCDGQVLVYHDMVGMNKDFSPKFLRRYLDLYTEITGAVSQYVKDVKSSDFPNQNESY
- a CDS encoding Crp/Fnr family transcriptional regulator; translated protein: MSLEKQTLIEENLQKTFNEESFRETLSAKDFEKYVSAKQTLKFHKGETIFEDGENAKGVYFITKGTAKLSKQGVYGKEQILRFIKTGDLIGYRSLLCGEDFQAKAEAMTELEATFLPSDIFLHLLEVDSKLAFVMLQKIAFELGESSNTVTFLAQKTVRERLAEILLLLEQKLGTDPEGFIKISLTREEIANIIGTATESAIRLISEFKQDGLIEVEGRNIKILNHEKLIKLGHVII
- a CDS encoding heavy metal translocating P-type ATPase, with translation MAENCFHCGQEIDRERIPFDEKIFCCNGCKSVYEILNINDLGNFYELNKRSGIRPNDENTSQFDYLDTSEIFDRVTDFSEGNTSLVTFKIPVIHCSSCIWLLESLQNLNKNINYSQVNFTRKNVQISFNHNQLKLSELAKFLTNLGYKPVINLETAEKTEEKLDKTLLIKWAIAGFAFGNGMFFSYPEYAAELMGTSDFWFEKYKDLFRFIMFLLATPVVFYSASDYFKSAWYGLKNKVVNIDVPIVLGIIMLYGRSIYEVLTDYGAGYFDTLCGLLFFMLMGKLFQKRTYSALSYDRDYKSFYPIAVTKVDFNGKQDNILLSELKIGDRIMVRNQEIIPVDAVLINGEGNIDNSFITGESASIPKKAGDKIFAGGKQIGSALELEVIKTVNQSYLTQLWNKEAFKKHETGLDTLTNEISKYFTFIILGITMIAGIYWARIDFEKMFQVVAAILIIACPCALALSAPFTFGHVMRILGRNKFYVKDTLTIEKISKIGTVVFDKTGTITHQKKSDVTFEGTEIQEFDLKNIKSLVKNSNHPLSKGVYEFLEIEDEYYPIENFKELAGKGYEAQVRGNLYKIGSASLVRQESKNLETAVYVSKNDEFIGKFIFKNEYRENLNSLFKRLYDYKIHILSGDNASEEKVLKTIIPNADGMAFNQSPEDKLNYIKNLQDQHQKVAMLGDGLNDAGALKQSNVGIAVADDTNSFTPSSDVIMSGEKLTDLDKYFDFSKDAMKIVKMTFAISFFYNIIGLSFAVTGHMSPLFAAIIMPISSISVVAFTSAATWFRSTKYFKINQ
- the ccoS gene encoding cbb3-type cytochrome oxidase assembly protein CcoS, giving the protein MDILYLMILCSVTLAVIFLIIFIVNAKKGQFEDDESPAVRILLDSEIIKEPENEDKKEEDIKKI
- the ccoN gene encoding cytochrome-c oxidase, cbb3-type subunit I, giving the protein METQKFSYDNSIVRAFLYATVVFGHVGFLLGLTAALMLFYPELPEYLFGTDDATIASLQSGNLQGLINTHGAFGFGRIRMLHTSAVIFAFVCNGFFAGAYYSMQRLLKTRMWSDTLSWIHFWGWQLMIVAVVITFLMGINTSKEYAEHEWPIDILITIIWVIFGINMFGTIARRRVRHLYVAIWFYLGTWVAIAMLHIFNNLEVPLSFAGWKSYSAYSGVKDALVQWWYGHNAVAFVLTTPVLGLMYYFLPKAADRPVFSYKLSIIHFWSLIFVYIWAGPHHLQYTAIPGWAQALGTGFSIMLIAPSWGGMLNGLLTLRGAWDKVRENPVLKFFVVAVTCYGMATFEGPLLATKTLNKIGHFTDWVIGHVHVGALGWNGFMAFGMIYYLLPIMWRTKLWSVKLANWHFWLGTLGIIFYAVPLYIAGFTQGLMWKQFNPDGTLVYKNWLDTVTAIIPYYQMRFVGGLLYISGAILMCVNVVATVRSGSFQKNVPAEAPALANIGNVRKEGEGWHLWLERMPMLMTVLSFVAVAIGGFIEIVPTLTIKDNVPTIAAVKPYSPLELEGRDLYIREGCNACHTQIIRPFRDEIVRFNGKNGQYSKAGEFIYDRPFLWGSKRTGPDLHREGGKNPSSWHYKHMLNPRVTSAGSIMPRYPWLIANDLDRSKMVDKIKLMKNVFDVPYSNAEIDSADKWADNQAAHIVKQIYSEAADVKKAYDERKAQEGANFTPLEKKEIVALIAYLQRLGTDIKTTEIKTASTN
- a CDS encoding cbb3-type cytochrome oxidase subunit 3, which gives rise to MIPQSLKDILANGENVGLYQTLSMIIFIIFFLGIVYWVFSRPKKYYDEEANAPLDDDIEDKDL
- a CDS encoding c-type cytochrome; the protein is MKQRTPVYVTISIILVILFIVYYMFVQNSSFLSSPYFWGTVVISSILALIHHAIGDLIENDKFKKLSQAEQAEYLQAKKVPYFKGLYDSAFKKQSNTEEKDILIDHGFDGIMELDNQLPKWWLGLFWFGVAYCVVYLLSYWLTDFAHQGAEYDAEYKAQTANIAEYMKNTPPPTIENAVYSADNIAAGEEVFKTNCVSCHGDGGKGGIGPNLTDNTWINQPEKTLFKNVFHMVENGSPNNPSMQAWGKNGVLTGFDIQNVAAYVYHINQEQPPITPAQGGAAPQGTPANWEK